TATTATAATAGGTGAGAAGAGATATTTTAGCTTTGCGGATGAAGGTTTGATAAAACGCTATAATACAAATTATGATATGAAGAAATAAAAACTGAATAGGAATTCCTTATTGGATAATATTACAATAGTGGTGTTATCTATAAACTTATCAATTACTTGTTAGGGTAAAAATTCTAGAATTGAACGGAGAAAAATAATATATGAATGTATTTGTTTTCCAGAGTGTACCTGAGCGCTATGACCTTCGAGAAGCTATTTCTCCAGGGGCTAAAGACACATGGTATGCGACGAGATATCGAAACAAAATGAATCCTGGGGATTTGGTGTTCTTTTGGATGGCTGGTGATGAACATTTTAGAGGACTATATGGATGGGGAAAAATTATTTCTACACCATATTTAAAAAGTGGATGGGAAAGTCACGGGGTAGACGTATCATATGAAGTAAGATTTTACGATGGACTACAATTAATAATTTTAACAAATGGATTTCAAAAAAAATCCCAGAAAACACCTAAACGTGAAATCGAACTTGCCAAAAGCAGAAAGCAAAATTATTTAAAAAGGAGAAAAAAAGATGGATGACCTTGAAAAGTACATTAGCAAACGGAAAAAA
The genomic region above belongs to Patescibacteria group bacterium and contains:
- a CDS encoding EVE domain-containing protein, which translates into the protein MNVFVFQSVPERYDLREAISPGAKDTWYATRYRNKMNPGDLVFFWMAGDEHFRGLYGWGKIISTPYLKSGWESHGVDVSYEVRFYDGLQLIILTNGFQKKSQKTPKREIELAKSRKQNYLKRRKKDG